A single genomic interval of Rosistilla ulvae harbors:
- a CDS encoding alpha/beta hydrolase → MKQRPHAVSLASDATVAKKIGLRFFLVLCGIAAMSVVAMGQGPAFDPLAPGGVAPTQPRPRAAAPRPTQPAPTARPVTTSTPPKTTRPNNAPKKKIPEELKPRLEKVTTKDGVQLQIGYFPSDQGKKAATVLLVHEWSGQTSPYVPLAFKLQAEGCAVALLDIRGHGRSRVIGPDGKPIEVERATKRDMEAVVALDMEAAKKFLRAENDEEKLNLNALAVIGIEEGAILAMNWAMMDWNWPSIGSKKQGQDVKALVLVSPLKSVNGVSGDFATRHPAVSRMPVMIVSGSSISENSEANRLAKLFERARVSGKYNNAQPLPVKAMRVRANLSGANLVLRGPDVLDSIASFIKQNVVDNMDVLPWVQRSDD, encoded by the coding sequence ATGAAACAACGTCCTCATGCTGTCAGCCTTGCCAGCGATGCCACCGTGGCAAAGAAAATTGGGTTGCGTTTCTTTTTAGTTCTCTGTGGCATCGCGGCGATGTCGGTTGTCGCCATGGGACAAGGTCCGGCCTTTGATCCGCTGGCCCCCGGTGGCGTCGCTCCCACCCAACCACGACCTCGCGCGGCGGCTCCCCGGCCGACACAACCCGCCCCGACGGCTCGCCCGGTCACAACATCGACTCCACCAAAAACGACGCGTCCCAACAATGCGCCCAAAAAGAAGATCCCCGAGGAACTTAAACCGCGTCTGGAAAAGGTCACAACCAAAGATGGCGTCCAGCTGCAGATCGGATACTTCCCATCGGATCAAGGCAAGAAAGCGGCGACCGTGCTGTTGGTTCACGAATGGTCGGGGCAAACCAGCCCTTACGTCCCGTTGGCCTTTAAACTGCAAGCCGAAGGCTGTGCGGTCGCGTTGTTGGACATTCGTGGCCACGGCCGCAGCCGCGTGATCGGCCCCGATGGCAAACCGATCGAAGTCGAACGAGCGACCAAGCGCGACATGGAAGCGGTGGTTGCGTTGGACATGGAAGCTGCGAAAAAGTTTCTTCGCGCCGAAAACGACGAGGAAAAACTGAACCTCAACGCGCTGGCCGTGATCGGAATCGAAGAGGGTGCGATCCTGGCGATGAACTGGGCGATGATGGATTGGAACTGGCCATCGATCGGCAGCAAGAAACAGGGACAAGACGTCAAGGCGTTGGTCCTCGTTTCACCACTGAAATCGGTCAACGGTGTCAGCGGCGACTTTGCCACGCGACACCCCGCAGTCAGCCGGATGCCCGTGATGATCGTCTCGGGAAGCTCGATCAGCGAGAATTCCGAAGCGAATCGTTTGGCGAAACTGTTTGAACGAGCCCGAGTGTCGGGCAAGTACAACAACGCTCAGCCTCTGCCCGTCAAAGCGATGCGGGTCCGAGCCAACCTATCCGGTGCGAACCTCGTCCTGCGTGGCCCCGACGTTCTCGACAGCATCGCCAGCTTTATAAAGCAGAACGTCGTCGACAACATGGATGTCTTGCCATGGGTTCAACGCAGCGACGATTGA